The Oscillospiraceae bacterium genomic sequence CCACAGGCGGTCTGGCACTTAAATTCTATGCTTCCGTCCGTATTGATGTACGCAAGGGTCAGCAGATAAAGGAAAAGACCAACATCATCGGTAACCACATCAAGTGTAAGGTTGTAAAGAATAAGGTTGCGCCTCCCTTCAAGGTTGCGGAATTTGACATTATGTACGGTAAGGGAATTTCCCGTGAGGGCGAAATCGTTGATATCGGCGTAAATCTGGGCTTTATCGAAAAGAGCGGCTCATGGTTCTCCTATGAGGGTAACCGTATAGGTCAGGGAAAGGAAAACGTATGTAAGTTCCTTACCGAAAACCCCGAAATACGCGAGGAAATAGCTTCCAGAATAATGCAGAACGCCGAGCAGGTGTCCGAGAGCCTTTCCTTTAATACAAAGGATTCGGGCGACTCAGAGGATGCGGACCTTGACTCCTTTGACTTCGGCGAGGGCGAAGAGTGAAAATAACCGCGCTTTCCTACGATTCGCGTACCGATTGCATGAGGCTTTCCACCGACGGCGAAAGGGATATAATCCTGAGCATGAAGGATTATTCTGTGCGTAAAAGTCTGTACATTCAGGGCGCACAGCTTGAGGGCGAGCTTCTTGAAATGACACTGTGCCTTGAAGAAAAGGCGCTGGCGCGTATAAAGGCACTTAAAACCCTTTCCTATTCCGCCAAAACCTCCAAGGCGCTTATCCGCGTTTTGACTCAGGCGGGATTTACGCCCGAAACGGCAAAGGAAACGGTAATGACACTCAAAAAGGACGGCTATATCGACGAAAAGGATTTTTGCCGCCGATGTACCGAAATATACATAAAAAAGGGCTACGGCCCCTCACGCATACGCGCCGAGCTTT encodes the following:
- a CDS encoding regulatory protein RecX, whose product is MKITALSYDSRTDCMRLSTDGERDIILSMKDYSVRKSLYIQGAQLEGELLEMTLCLEEKALARIKALKTLSYSAKTSKALIRVLTQAGFTPETAKETVMTLKKDGYIDEKDFCRRCTEIYIKKGYGPSRIRAELYKKGFTQRMVDYTLENDDTDFTALLRSQMLKKSGKTDYGSVCRYFYSRGYDSAMISDVYHEIFD